From the genome of Anopheles moucheti chromosome 3, idAnoMoucSN_F20_07, whole genome shotgun sequence, one region includes:
- the LOC128305162 gene encoding uncharacterized protein LOC128305162, translating into MHRSRFRPIALALLVLCLTIRPRQVASNGDFSYFYGTIAPTDTLCAKKVVGIGTKTPVQVDYSSTRPITAVSLDASNVAYQGFNALITRGAIGQKGITFSLNGPWVLPYYVELDYYCRAPDQP; encoded by the exons ATGCATCGTAGCCGCTTTCGACCGATCGCACTAGCGCTGCTAGTCCTTTGCCTTACCATCCGGCCCCGGCAGGTGGCTAGTAATGGTGACTTTAGCTATTTCTACGGCACCATCGCGCCGACGGATACGCTCTGTGCGAAGAAAGTCGTTGGCATTGGCACAAAGACGCCCGTACAGGTGGATTACAGCAGCACG CGCCCGATAACAGCTGTCAGCCTCGATGCGTCGAACGTGGCGTACCAGGGCTTCAATGCACTCATCACCCGGGGTGCCATCGGCCAGAAGGGCATCACGTTCAGCCTGAACGGGCCCTGGGTGTTGCCGTACTATGTCGAGCTGGACTACTACTGTCGGGCGCCGGACCAACCCTGA